A part of Chiloscyllium punctatum isolate Juve2018m chromosome 27, sChiPun1.3, whole genome shotgun sequence genomic DNA contains:
- the LOC140453406 gene encoding transmembrane protein 200A-like isoform X1, protein MPPLDFINFYKVTLKPLMLQGKGVPASPITPTCQSSLHPYCGRKSEYPEETLAVTGRMCKLHTDSYPRRESNPGPWGCEATVLTTEKPYCGIKTINMTTTEDPATKSQERFRCQPDVPLPPKEPRAKSRSRDNKRAKGKINMRSPSGLFIILGLFIVLVGIAIAVVGYWPHKHNSRVSANHKGTNSSETQHARVRLQSQLGLKHEKLKLIGPLIMGFGLFIFICANTVLHENRDRETKLLAQRNIYSMACQACNGENKEPKPMQLGPSPLSTDTSFQYLEQCCASEKASRANLGQAEIWTNCRMSVKQKMTAQLLHHKRPSPSISLHSVQSDSCNSSERNLNVPLNCGIDSLVSTSVILPVIKLNNCIIDTPVTTTVIEGVELDRKMVMVSTEDISQLQSYGYIRSGSIHSADDAPRLVDMDYCLPEKSFSSRFIGKLLSQGIARKVYGSDMQLHTTCTYSKSFDLGKDARQLSEHQVEQKHRSWPRLDCSSIKKYLRLENREDSVDRLLEQIEREYATEEQNIQKLSTPEE, encoded by the exons attgtgggaggaaatcggaatacccggaggaaaccctcgcagtcacggggagaatgtgcaaactccacacagacagttacccgaggcgggaatcgaacccaggtccctggggctgtgaggcaacagtgctaaccactgaaaagCCTTATTG tgGAATTAAAACCATCAACATGACAACCACAGAAGATCCAGCTACAAAGAGCCAGGAAAGGTTTCGTTGCCAACCAGATGTTCCTTTACCTCCTAAAGAACCCCGGGCAAAATCTAGATCCAGAGACAATAAAAGAGCTAAAGGAAAAATTAACATGCGTTCTCCTTCTGGGCTTTTCATTATCTTAGGGCTCTTTATCGTTTTGGTGGGGATCGCTATAGCAGTTGTCGGCTACTGGCCACATAAGCATAACTCTCGAGTGTCAGCGAATCACAAAGGTACAAACTCTAGTGAGACTCAACATGCAAGAGTAAGGCTTCAGTCTCAACTTGGGCTCAAGCATGAGAAGCTGAAGTTGATTGGCCCACTGATTATGGGATTTGGGTTGTTCATATTCATCTGTGCAAACACAGTACTACATGAAAACCGGGACAGAGAAACCAAACTTTTAGCACAAAGGAATATTTATTCTATGGCTTGCCAAGCTTGCAATGGAGAGAATAAAGAACCAAAACCGATGCAACTAGGTCCCAgtcctctctccacagacaccagtTTTCAGTATTTGGAACAGTGCTGTGCTAGTGAAAAAGCCAGCAGGGCAAACCTAGGTCAAGCAGAGATATGGACCAATTGTCGCATGTCTGTTAAACAGAAGATGACTGCCCAACTGCTGCATCATAAAAGGCCTTCTCCTTCCATCTCCCTTCATAGTGTCCAGTCAGACTCCTGCAACTCCAGTGAAAGAAACCTCAATGTTCCCTTGAACTGTGGCATTGACTCCCTGGTTTCCACATCTGTAATATTACCAGTTATTAAACTGAACAATTGCATCATTGATACTCCTGTTACTACTACAGTGATAGAAGGTGTTGAACTAGACCGGAAAATGGTCATGGTTTCCACTGAAGACATAAGCCAGCTGCAGAGTTATGGTTACATTCGGTCTGGTAGTATCCACAGTGCTGATGATGCTCCCCGGCTTGTGGACATGGACTATTGCTTGCCTGAGAAATCATTCTCCAGCAGGTTCATTGGAAAATTGTTGTCTCAAGGCATCGCCAGGAAAGTGTATGGTTCAGACATGCAACTACACACAACATGTACTTACTCCAAATCATTTGACCTTGGGAAGGATGCGAGGCAGCTCAGTGAGCACCAGGTTGAGCAAAAACACAGGAGTTGGCCACGTTTAGATTGCAGTTCtattaaaaagtatctgagacTGGAAAACCGAGAAGACTCTGTGGACCGGTTACTTGAACAGATTGAGCGTGAGTATGCCACTGAGGAACAAAATattcagaaactcagcaccccAGAGGAATGA
- the LOC140453406 gene encoding transmembrane protein 200A-like isoform X2 → MCKLHTDSYPRRESNPGPWGCEATVLTTEKPYCGIKTINMTTTEDPATKSQERFRCQPDVPLPPKEPRAKSRSRDNKRAKGKINMRSPSGLFIILGLFIVLVGIAIAVVGYWPHKHNSRVSANHKGTNSSETQHARVRLQSQLGLKHEKLKLIGPLIMGFGLFIFICANTVLHENRDRETKLLAQRNIYSMACQACNGENKEPKPMQLGPSPLSTDTSFQYLEQCCASEKASRANLGQAEIWTNCRMSVKQKMTAQLLHHKRPSPSISLHSVQSDSCNSSERNLNVPLNCGIDSLVSTSVILPVIKLNNCIIDTPVTTTVIEGVELDRKMVMVSTEDISQLQSYGYIRSGSIHSADDAPRLVDMDYCLPEKSFSSRFIGKLLSQGIARKVYGSDMQLHTTCTYSKSFDLGKDARQLSEHQVEQKHRSWPRLDCSSIKKYLRLENREDSVDRLLEQIEREYATEEQNIQKLSTPEE, encoded by the exons atgtgcaaactccacacagacagttacccgaggcgggaatcgaacccaggtccctggggctgtgaggcaacagtgctaaccactgaaaagCCTTATTG tgGAATTAAAACCATCAACATGACAACCACAGAAGATCCAGCTACAAAGAGCCAGGAAAGGTTTCGTTGCCAACCAGATGTTCCTTTACCTCCTAAAGAACCCCGGGCAAAATCTAGATCCAGAGACAATAAAAGAGCTAAAGGAAAAATTAACATGCGTTCTCCTTCTGGGCTTTTCATTATCTTAGGGCTCTTTATCGTTTTGGTGGGGATCGCTATAGCAGTTGTCGGCTACTGGCCACATAAGCATAACTCTCGAGTGTCAGCGAATCACAAAGGTACAAACTCTAGTGAGACTCAACATGCAAGAGTAAGGCTTCAGTCTCAACTTGGGCTCAAGCATGAGAAGCTGAAGTTGATTGGCCCACTGATTATGGGATTTGGGTTGTTCATATTCATCTGTGCAAACACAGTACTACATGAAAACCGGGACAGAGAAACCAAACTTTTAGCACAAAGGAATATTTATTCTATGGCTTGCCAAGCTTGCAATGGAGAGAATAAAGAACCAAAACCGATGCAACTAGGTCCCAgtcctctctccacagacaccagtTTTCAGTATTTGGAACAGTGCTGTGCTAGTGAAAAAGCCAGCAGGGCAAACCTAGGTCAAGCAGAGATATGGACCAATTGTCGCATGTCTGTTAAACAGAAGATGACTGCCCAACTGCTGCATCATAAAAGGCCTTCTCCTTCCATCTCCCTTCATAGTGTCCAGTCAGACTCCTGCAACTCCAGTGAAAGAAACCTCAATGTTCCCTTGAACTGTGGCATTGACTCCCTGGTTTCCACATCTGTAATATTACCAGTTATTAAACTGAACAATTGCATCATTGATACTCCTGTTACTACTACAGTGATAGAAGGTGTTGAACTAGACCGGAAAATGGTCATGGTTTCCACTGAAGACATAAGCCAGCTGCAGAGTTATGGTTACATTCGGTCTGGTAGTATCCACAGTGCTGATGATGCTCCCCGGCTTGTGGACATGGACTATTGCTTGCCTGAGAAATCATTCTCCAGCAGGTTCATTGGAAAATTGTTGTCTCAAGGCATCGCCAGGAAAGTGTATGGTTCAGACATGCAACTACACACAACATGTACTTACTCCAAATCATTTGACCTTGGGAAGGATGCGAGGCAGCTCAGTGAGCACCAGGTTGAGCAAAAACACAGGAGTTGGCCACGTTTAGATTGCAGTTCtattaaaaagtatctgagacTGGAAAACCGAGAAGACTCTGTGGACCGGTTACTTGAACAGATTGAGCGTGAGTATGCCACTGAGGAACAAAATattcagaaactcagcaccccAGAGGAATGA
- the LOC140453406 gene encoding transmembrane protein 200A-like isoform X3: protein MLRENDKNYSSGIKTINMTTTEDPATKSQERFRCQPDVPLPPKEPRAKSRSRDNKRAKGKINMRSPSGLFIILGLFIVLVGIAIAVVGYWPHKHNSRVSANHKGTNSSETQHARVRLQSQLGLKHEKLKLIGPLIMGFGLFIFICANTVLHENRDRETKLLAQRNIYSMACQACNGENKEPKPMQLGPSPLSTDTSFQYLEQCCASEKASRANLGQAEIWTNCRMSVKQKMTAQLLHHKRPSPSISLHSVQSDSCNSSERNLNVPLNCGIDSLVSTSVILPVIKLNNCIIDTPVTTTVIEGVELDRKMVMVSTEDISQLQSYGYIRSGSIHSADDAPRLVDMDYCLPEKSFSSRFIGKLLSQGIARKVYGSDMQLHTTCTYSKSFDLGKDARQLSEHQVEQKHRSWPRLDCSSIKKYLRLENREDSVDRLLEQIEREYATEEQNIQKLSTPEE, encoded by the coding sequence tgGAATTAAAACCATCAACATGACAACCACAGAAGATCCAGCTACAAAGAGCCAGGAAAGGTTTCGTTGCCAACCAGATGTTCCTTTACCTCCTAAAGAACCCCGGGCAAAATCTAGATCCAGAGACAATAAAAGAGCTAAAGGAAAAATTAACATGCGTTCTCCTTCTGGGCTTTTCATTATCTTAGGGCTCTTTATCGTTTTGGTGGGGATCGCTATAGCAGTTGTCGGCTACTGGCCACATAAGCATAACTCTCGAGTGTCAGCGAATCACAAAGGTACAAACTCTAGTGAGACTCAACATGCAAGAGTAAGGCTTCAGTCTCAACTTGGGCTCAAGCATGAGAAGCTGAAGTTGATTGGCCCACTGATTATGGGATTTGGGTTGTTCATATTCATCTGTGCAAACACAGTACTACATGAAAACCGGGACAGAGAAACCAAACTTTTAGCACAAAGGAATATTTATTCTATGGCTTGCCAAGCTTGCAATGGAGAGAATAAAGAACCAAAACCGATGCAACTAGGTCCCAgtcctctctccacagacaccagtTTTCAGTATTTGGAACAGTGCTGTGCTAGTGAAAAAGCCAGCAGGGCAAACCTAGGTCAAGCAGAGATATGGACCAATTGTCGCATGTCTGTTAAACAGAAGATGACTGCCCAACTGCTGCATCATAAAAGGCCTTCTCCTTCCATCTCCCTTCATAGTGTCCAGTCAGACTCCTGCAACTCCAGTGAAAGAAACCTCAATGTTCCCTTGAACTGTGGCATTGACTCCCTGGTTTCCACATCTGTAATATTACCAGTTATTAAACTGAACAATTGCATCATTGATACTCCTGTTACTACTACAGTGATAGAAGGTGTTGAACTAGACCGGAAAATGGTCATGGTTTCCACTGAAGACATAAGCCAGCTGCAGAGTTATGGTTACATTCGGTCTGGTAGTATCCACAGTGCTGATGATGCTCCCCGGCTTGTGGACATGGACTATTGCTTGCCTGAGAAATCATTCTCCAGCAGGTTCATTGGAAAATTGTTGTCTCAAGGCATCGCCAGGAAAGTGTATGGTTCAGACATGCAACTACACACAACATGTACTTACTCCAAATCATTTGACCTTGGGAAGGATGCGAGGCAGCTCAGTGAGCACCAGGTTGAGCAAAAACACAGGAGTTGGCCACGTTTAGATTGCAGTTCtattaaaaagtatctgagacTGGAAAACCGAGAAGACTCTGTGGACCGGTTACTTGAACAGATTGAGCGTGAGTATGCCACTGAGGAACAAAATattcagaaactcagcaccccAGAGGAATGA
- the LOC140453406 gene encoding transmembrane protein 200A-like isoform X4 — translation MTTTEDPATKSQERFRCQPDVPLPPKEPRAKSRSRDNKRAKGKINMRSPSGLFIILGLFIVLVGIAIAVVGYWPHKHNSRVSANHKGTNSSETQHARVRLQSQLGLKHEKLKLIGPLIMGFGLFIFICANTVLHENRDRETKLLAQRNIYSMACQACNGENKEPKPMQLGPSPLSTDTSFQYLEQCCASEKASRANLGQAEIWTNCRMSVKQKMTAQLLHHKRPSPSISLHSVQSDSCNSSERNLNVPLNCGIDSLVSTSVILPVIKLNNCIIDTPVTTTVIEGVELDRKMVMVSTEDISQLQSYGYIRSGSIHSADDAPRLVDMDYCLPEKSFSSRFIGKLLSQGIARKVYGSDMQLHTTCTYSKSFDLGKDARQLSEHQVEQKHRSWPRLDCSSIKKYLRLENREDSVDRLLEQIEREYATEEQNIQKLSTPEE, via the coding sequence ATGACAACCACAGAAGATCCAGCTACAAAGAGCCAGGAAAGGTTTCGTTGCCAACCAGATGTTCCTTTACCTCCTAAAGAACCCCGGGCAAAATCTAGATCCAGAGACAATAAAAGAGCTAAAGGAAAAATTAACATGCGTTCTCCTTCTGGGCTTTTCATTATCTTAGGGCTCTTTATCGTTTTGGTGGGGATCGCTATAGCAGTTGTCGGCTACTGGCCACATAAGCATAACTCTCGAGTGTCAGCGAATCACAAAGGTACAAACTCTAGTGAGACTCAACATGCAAGAGTAAGGCTTCAGTCTCAACTTGGGCTCAAGCATGAGAAGCTGAAGTTGATTGGCCCACTGATTATGGGATTTGGGTTGTTCATATTCATCTGTGCAAACACAGTACTACATGAAAACCGGGACAGAGAAACCAAACTTTTAGCACAAAGGAATATTTATTCTATGGCTTGCCAAGCTTGCAATGGAGAGAATAAAGAACCAAAACCGATGCAACTAGGTCCCAgtcctctctccacagacaccagtTTTCAGTATTTGGAACAGTGCTGTGCTAGTGAAAAAGCCAGCAGGGCAAACCTAGGTCAAGCAGAGATATGGACCAATTGTCGCATGTCTGTTAAACAGAAGATGACTGCCCAACTGCTGCATCATAAAAGGCCTTCTCCTTCCATCTCCCTTCATAGTGTCCAGTCAGACTCCTGCAACTCCAGTGAAAGAAACCTCAATGTTCCCTTGAACTGTGGCATTGACTCCCTGGTTTCCACATCTGTAATATTACCAGTTATTAAACTGAACAATTGCATCATTGATACTCCTGTTACTACTACAGTGATAGAAGGTGTTGAACTAGACCGGAAAATGGTCATGGTTTCCACTGAAGACATAAGCCAGCTGCAGAGTTATGGTTACATTCGGTCTGGTAGTATCCACAGTGCTGATGATGCTCCCCGGCTTGTGGACATGGACTATTGCTTGCCTGAGAAATCATTCTCCAGCAGGTTCATTGGAAAATTGTTGTCTCAAGGCATCGCCAGGAAAGTGTATGGTTCAGACATGCAACTACACACAACATGTACTTACTCCAAATCATTTGACCTTGGGAAGGATGCGAGGCAGCTCAGTGAGCACCAGGTTGAGCAAAAACACAGGAGTTGGCCACGTTTAGATTGCAGTTCtattaaaaagtatctgagacTGGAAAACCGAGAAGACTCTGTGGACCGGTTACTTGAACAGATTGAGCGTGAGTATGCCACTGAGGAACAAAATattcagaaactcagcaccccAGAGGAATGA